In Nerophis ophidion isolate RoL-2023_Sa linkage group LG12, RoL_Noph_v1.0, whole genome shotgun sequence, a single window of DNA contains:
- the LOC133563428 gene encoding GDP-D-glucose phosphorylase 1-like, with protein sequence MPIQFVYGNQDFVKDVYANIGTTPRMVSASRFDAAVQAGWADRMARGLFRYHLGDLQTRVLPGPCGFVAQLNVERGTERRKPQKILSIQQEFNAKQFNFNMINQDEIIFEMMKESEEGHGSNHQPCKTVVLVNVSPLEFGHCLFVPDPSHCYPQVLTKSAIQVGVESVLLSSDPGFRVGFNSLGAFASVNHLHLHGYYLKHKLNIESMPVRPILTEIGFYTLMGFPAGFLFYTESGGADDVATAICRVTDFLVEANVAHNLFMTRGCPPCGHTQSERDDNLLRKGVRIAVWPRVACFGTKEESALNIALCELAGHLPFKNKMDYERSTESHVIENIQQYLLPDEDMLKLEKQLTQQLVTP encoded by the coding sequence ATGCCGATCCAGTTTGTCTATGGGAACCAGGACTTTGTTAAAGATGTATATGCCAATATTGGTACTACACCCCGCATGGTATCAGCATCAAGGTTTGATGCAGCTGTCCAAGCTGGCTGGGCAGACAGGATGGCGAGGGGGTTGTTCCGCTACCATTTAGGGGACTTGCAAACACGCGTCCTGCCCGGTCCATGTGGTTTTGTGGCCCAGTTGAATGTCGAGAGAGGAACTGAAAGAAGAAAGCCACAGAAGATACTCAGTATTCAGCAGGAGTTCAACGCCAAACAGTTTAATTTCAACATGATCAATCAGGATGAGATCATATTTGAGATGATGAAGGAATCTGAAGAAggacatggaagtaatcatcaaccttgCAAGACAGTTGTGCTGGTCAATGTCAGTCCTTTGGAGTTTGGACATTGTCTTTTTGTCCCTGATCCGTCACACTGCTATCCTCAGGTGCTCACAAAGTCGGCCATTCAAGTCGGTGTTGAATCTGTCCTGCTGAGCTCTGACCCAGGCTTTCGTGTGGGCTTCAACAGTCTCGGGGCTTTTGCATCCGTCAATCATTTACACCTCCATGGATATTACCTGAAACACAAGCTCAATATCGAATCGATGCCAGTCAGACCGATTCTAACTGAAATCGGATTTTACACTTTAATGGGATTTCCTGCAGGTTTTTTGTTCTACACCGAATCAGGGGGCGCGGATGACGTCGCAACCGCCATCTGTCGTGTCACCGACTTCCTGGTGGAGGCCAATGTTGCTCACAACCTGTTCATGACCAGGGGGTGTCCGCCTTGTGGTCACACTCAGAGCGAAAGAGACGACAACTTATTGAGGAAAGGTGTGCGGATTGCTGTGTGGCCCAGAGTAGCTTGCTTCGGTACCAAGGAAGAGTCTGCATTGAACATTGCTCTCTGTGAGCTTGCTGGACATCTGCCATTTAAGAACAAGATGGACTATGAGCGCTCTACGGAATCACATGTAATAGAAAACATTCAACAATATCTTCTACCAGATGAGGATATGCTTAAATTAGAAAAGCAGCTTACTCAGCAGCTAGTAACACCATAG
- the LOC133563429 gene encoding titin-like: protein MEASSKEVGNKMKDQSQPVNLTQNTDLTARNIQSSTSAAEAQPSTSVGKSKQNAKDKSTTDPAKEKALKPKLQLNFTTFTVKNGEELKVEIPVVANPVPKVEWKRDGQAIKETSRLEIATTSSFTVLHIRHAAREHAGQYSITARNNAGDDTREITVVVLEKPDPPSGPVKVDEVSSDYVSISWEPPEYTGGCQLDNYIVEKREITNMEWQTVSATTVRTTIKVTKLKTGSEYQFRVFAENRYGKSTSITSPIVIAQYPFSAPMAPGTPFVSVVTKYSMLVEWTPPVKDGGSSVTGYHLERKEKNSILWTKMNKLAILDPRFKTTGLEEGIEYEFRVFAENIAGISPPSKISDCYVARDQCEPPGKPDAVVITKENITLQWAKPEYDGGSSITGYVVEKKELPDGRWMKANFTNVIENQFTITGLTGGQSYEFRVTAKNGAGVWSKPSESITIFAEDVIEGPSVYMDPKFKSTIVVQAGETFTIEADYFGKPLPDVRWLKDGEEINKATPRIDVKNTLTHTTLTVRDCIRGDAGHFVLSLTNIDGTKSIQVNVKILDRPSPPQGPLRLKVVSAEKINLYWNPPSNDGGAIVSHYIVEKRETSRVTWTGVDPNVEAVACKVTKLTPEREYIFRVCAVNKYGLGEFLESDPIMAENPFKTPSAPSTPTASAVTGDSVMLTWERPEADGGSEIDGYILEKHDKDGVRWTKCNKRRLNDLRFRCTGLTEGHYYQFRVSAENAAGVGSASEPSDYIKVCEASYPPGPPNNLKVTDYSFSTVSLSWSKPIYDGGAAITGFVVEMKEAADDEWITCIPNTEDTKYTIKGLRQNAQYNFRVRATNANGVGEPFVLPGSVVAAEKLELPEIELDAALRKTVSVRACSTLRLHVPIRGSPEPEVKWSKEDGPLSERAQIEVTGSYTVLLIENVNRTDTGKYELNAKNCEGSKSAFINVRVLDTPSAPTNLQVKDVQRDYVTISWEAPLIDGGANILHYVVEKREEARKAFTSVCSTCTRNSLKIDNLQEGCFYYFRVLAVNEYGTGLAVETQERVKVSEAPLPPGKISLRDLTQDSVKLAWEKPDHDGGSKITCYVIEMQAQGYDTWTVCSESKALEAVISGLTKGMEYLFRVRAVNEKGKSEPKLLSTPVALKDTRAEPVINLLSSTFSVKAGNDLMIEVPFKGVPQPIAAWKKDGNSIKETSRVNVSTFDTSSQIVIKDATKLDVGLYEVTVTNSAGAASAEIHVNVFERPGPPCNISVQDVSADYVSLTWQPPQYSGGCQISNYVVEKRDTDSTIWQTVSATVARTSIKITRLTQGTEYQFRVAAENRYGKSSFVESEPIVAQYPFKVPSPPLNITVVSSSKSTMLIKWSPPSSDGGSPIVGYHIECKDQSSILWTKLNRGPVMESRFKVTSIEEGLVYEFRVYAENIAGVGLCSKASEPVAARDHCDPPHNLTVTNITNTSVSLSWDKPQYDGGAKITSYIVERKELPDNCWLKCNFTSLLDTFLEVTGLTEGEQYDFRVIAKNAAEFFSAPSETTGPVTVQHDVEPPKIILEDKFRQGLVVKVGDLLRIDADISGRPSPQVFWSKNSLTIGTKGRIEITATKTHTTLIIRESVRKDSGQYILTLQNICGTTSNTITCKVLDRPGPPAGPLVVSGLSAEKCTLSWGHPQETGGAEIMYYIVEKCETSRVAWTRVYDELIATTCKIPKLLRGNEYLFRVRGVNKYGEGETLESDPIKAADPFTIPCAPTDVEVTSATSDAMTICWKRPISDGGSRISGYIVEKREKQGIRWVRVNKKTVYDLRFKASGLHEGCEYEFRVFAENAAGISEPSLPCPLTMAEDPKFLPSPPAKPIIIDSSKSSITLSWNKPLFDGGAPIIGYKVEFRKSGEENWVVAIQNTEKTEFKVAGLTSETEYVFVVKSINKVGISEPSPETDPQIAMEIEEGPKFDISTEMKKTLLVKEGSSFTFTVPFTGKPVPSVTWEKADVDLRMRGLVNTTSSVTSITLEKVTRDDSGKYIVKLQNAVGNTSLTLSVRVLDSPGPPTHLAVRDVTMNSATITWDIPENEGGASVNNYLVDILDISRKGWTRLTDRCHRLSYKVSDLEEGGIYYFRVTGENEFGIGVSAETREGTKITDPTDWEAYPGA, encoded by the exons ATGGAAGCAAGCAGCAAAGAA GTGGGAAATAAAATGAAGGATCAATCTCAGCCAGTAAATCTGACACAAAATACTGATCTCACAGCAAGGAATATCCAGTCATCCACCTCTGCTGCTGAAG CACAGCCCAGCACATCTGTTGGGAAGAGCAAACAGAATGCTAAAGACAAGTCTACTACTGATCCCGCAAAGGAAAAGGCTTTAAAACCAAAACTCCAGCTAAATTTTACCACATTCACGGTCAAAAACGGTGAAGAGTTGAAAGTAGAGATACCCGTGGTTGCAAATCCAGTTCCCAAGGTAGAATGGAAAAGAGATGGACAAGCCATCAAAGAAACATCCAGGCTTGAGATCGCAACCACATCATCATTCACAGTTCTTCATATCAGACATGCTGCCAGAGAGCATGCTGGTCAGTACTCTATCACAGCGAGAAATAATGCTGGAGACGATACTAGGGAAATCACAGTAGTGGTTCTTGAAAAGCCCGACCCACCTTCAGGACCTGTGAAGGTTGATGAGGTCAGTTCTGACTATGTTTCTATCTCCTGGGAGCCCCCAGAATACACTGGAGGCTGTCAACTTGACAACTATATTGTGGAGAAACGTGAAATTACTAACATGGAGTGGCAAACTGTATCAGCCACAACAGTACGAACCACAATCAAAGTcacaaaactaaaaacaggaagtgaatatCAATTCCGTGTGTTTGCTGAAAATAGGTATGGCAAGAGTACATCGATAACATCTCCAATTGTAATTGCGCAGTATCCATTTAGTGCGCCTATGGCTCCTGGAACTCCTTTTGTGTCTGTCGTAACAAAGTACAGTATGTTGGTTGAATGGACACCTCCAGTCAAGGATGGAGGTAGCTCTGTCACCGGCTATCACCTGGAACGTAAGGAGAAAAATAGCATTTTATGGACCAAGATGAACAAACTTGCCATACTTGATCCTCGCTTCAAAACAACAGGCCTGGAGGAAGGTATTGAGTATGAATTCAGAGTATTTGCTGAGAATATCGCTGGAATCAGTCCACCCAGCAAGATATCTGACTGCTATGTGGCAAGAGATCAATGTGAGCCACCTGGTAAACCCGACGCTGTTGTTATTACAAAAGAGAATATCACCCTCCAGTGGGCCAAACCAGAGTATGACGGTGGGAGCTCCATTACAGGATATGTAGTGGAAAAAAAAGAGCTTCCAGATGGTCGATGGATGAAAGCAAACTTCACAAATGTTATTGAAAATCAGTTCACAATTACAGGCCTGACAGGCGGACAAAGTTATGAGTTTAGAGTAACTGCCAAGAATGGTGCGGGTGTCTGGAGTAAACCCTCCGAAAGTATAACTATTTTTGCTGAGGATGTTATTGAAGGGCCTTCTGTATACATGGACCCCAAGTTTAAGAGTACAATTGTCGTTCAGGCTGGCGAAACATTCACAATTGAAGCTGATTACTTTGGAAAACCCTTGCCTGATGTAAGGTGGCTAAAGGATGGAGAGGAAATCAACAAAGCTACACCAAGAATAGATGTTAAAAACACCCTCACTCATACCACATTAACAGTCCGGGACTGTATACGAGGAGATGCGGGACATTTTGTCCTAAGTCTCACAAACATTGATGGAACAAAATCTATCCAAGTTAATGTAAAGATACTAGATAGACCTAGTCCCCCACAAGGACCTTTAAGGTTGAAAGTTGTGAGTGCGGAAAAAATCAATCTTTACTGGAACCCTCCTTCAAATGATGGTGGTGCCATTGTTTCCCATTACATTGTCGAGAAGAGAGAGACAAGCCGTGTCACATGGACAGGAGTTGATCCCAACGTGGAAGCCGTTGCTTGCAAAGTGACAAAGTTAACACCAGAGAGAGAATACATTTTCAGAGTTTGTGCTGTGAATAAATATGGTCTTGGAGAATTTCTGGAATCAGACCCTATCATGGCAGAAAATCCTTTTAAAACACCGAGTGCACCCTCTACCCCGACAGCTAGTGCTGTGACTGGAGATTCTGTAATGTTGACATGGGAAAGACCTGAGGCCGATGGGGGCTCCGAGATTGATGGTTACATCTTGGAAAAACACGACAAAGACGGTGTCAGGTGGACTAAGTGCAACAAGAGAAGATTGAATGACTTGCGCTTCCGATGCACAGGACTGACTGAGGGACATTATTATCAGTTTAGAGTATCGGCAGAGAATGCTGCTGGTGTTGGTTCAGCCAGTGAGCCAAGTGATTATATTAAAGTGTGCGAAGCTTCATATCCTCCTGGTCCTCCTAACAACCTCAAAGTGACAGACTATTCCTTCAGCACTGTGTCTCTATCCTGGTCTAAGCCTATCTATGATGGCGGAGCTGCCATTACTGGATTTGTTGTTGAGATGAAAGAAGCAGCAGATGATGAATGGATCACATGCATTCCAAACACAGAAGATACAAAGTACACCATAAAAGGGCTAAGACAAAACGCACAGTACAACTTCCGGGTGCGTGCAACAAATGCCAATGGAGTCGGAGAGCCTTTTGTCTTACCTGGGTCTGTGGTAGCAGCTGAAAAACTGGAGCTACCTGAAATCGAGTTGGACGCAGCTTTGCGAAAGACAGTAAGTGTTCGAGCCTGTTCAACATTACGTCTTCATGTCCCTATAAGAGGAAGCCCAGAACCAGAGGTCAAATGGTCAAAAGAAGATGGTCCTCTCAGTGAGCGTGCGCAAATAGAGGTAACAGGCTCGTACACAGTTTTGCTGATTGAAAATGTGAATAGAACTGACACTGGAAAGTATgaactgaatgctaaaaactgcGAGGGCTCCAAATCAGCATTTATCAACGTCAGGGTGTTGGATACTCCCTCTGCACCAACAAACCTGCAAGTGAAAGATGTACAAAGAGATTATGTGACCATCTCCTGGGAGGCTCCGCTTATTGATGGGGGTGCAAACATTTTACACTACGTTGTGGAAAAGAGAGAGGAAGCCAGAAAGGCATTCACAAGTGTTTGTAGTACCTGTACGAGGAACTCTTTAAAGATTGACAACCTGCAGGAGGGATGTTTTTATTATTTCCGTGTCTTGGCTGTGAACGAGTATGGAACTGGACTAGCAGTGGAAACACAGGAGCGTGTTAAAGTGTCTGAAGCTCCTCTACCTCCTGGAAAAATCTCACTGAGGGATTTGACCCAAGACAGTGTAAAACTTGCATGGGAAAAGCCAGATCATGACGGAGGGAGCAAAATTACATGTTATGTTATAGAAATGCAGGCTCAGGGATATGACACATGGACAGTCTGTTCCGAGAGTAAAGCTTTGGAAGCAGTCATCAGTGGACTGACAAAAGGAATGGAATATTTATTTAGAGTAAGGGCTGTAAATGAAAAAGGAAAGAGTGAACCAAAGCTCCTATCGACACCTGTTGCTTTAAAAGACACACGTGCTGAGCCAGTTATTAATTTGCTCTCCAGCACATTCAGTGTGAAGGCAGGGAATGATTTAATGATTGAAGTGCCATTCAAGGGTGTACCACAGCCAATAGCTGCCTGGAAGAAGGATGGTAACTCTATCAAGGAAACAAGCCGGGTAAATGTTAGCACTTTCGATACGTCATCTCAAATCGTTATCAAAGATGCAACTAAGCTAGACGTCGGCTTGTACGAGGTAACTGTGACCAATTCCGCTGGTGCTGCCTCTGCTGAAATTCATGTTAATGTTTTTGAAAGACCTGGACCACCATGCAACATTAGTGTGCAAGACGTGAGCGCTGACTATGTGTCTTTAACATGGCAACCCCCCCAATATAGTGGGGGATGTCAAATTTCGAATTATGTCGTTGAGAAGAGAGATACAGACAGTACAATATGGCAGACTGTGTCAGCCACAGTTGCCAGGACCTCTATCAAAATAACCCGTCTGACGCAGGGCACAGAGTATCAGTTTCGTGTTGCTGCAGAGAATCGCTATGGCAAGAGCTCTTTTGTTGAGTCTGAGCCTATCGTTGCCCAATACCCCTTCAAAGTCCCTAGTCCACCACTCAATATTACTGTTGTGAGTTCCTCAAAGTCTACCATGCTTATTAAATGGAGTCCACCAAGTAGTGATGGTGGCAGCCCAATTGTGGGCTATCATATTGAATGCAAGGATCAAAGTAGTATTCTGTGGACAAAGCTCAACAGGGGTCCAGTGATGGAGAGCAGATTCAAGGTTACAAGTATTGAAGAAGGCCTCGTATATGAGTTTCGGGTTTATGCAGAGAATATTGCGGGTGTTGGACTTTGCAGTAAAGCATCAGAGCCTGTTGCAGCAAGAGACCATTGTGATCCCCCACACAATCTCACAGTCACTAATATAACCAACACTTCAGTATCCCTCTCATGGGACAAACCGCAATATGATGGTGGGGCTAAAATAACCAGTTACATTGTTGAGCGAAAAGAGCTTCCTGATAATTGCTGGCTGAAGTGTAATTTCACTAGCTTGCTTGACACCTTTTTGGAGGTGACTGGCCTCACAGAGGGTGAACAGTATGACTTCCGGGTAATTGCAAAGAATGCAGCAGAGTTCTTCAGTGCACCTTCTGAAACCACAGGACCTGTTACTGTGCAGCATGATGTGGAGCCACCTAAAATTATCTTAGAGGACAAATTTAGACAGGGTTTGGTTGTCAAAGTTGGCGACCTTCTAAGAATAGATGCTGACATCTCTGGCCGCCCCAGCCCTCAAGTGTTTTGGTCAAAGAATAGTTTAACTATTGGTACAAAGGGTAGGATTGAGATTACCGCAACAAAGACACATACTACTCTAATCATCAGGGAAAGTGTAAGGAAAGACTCCGGCCAATACATTTTGACCCTACAGAATATTTGTGGTACAACATCTAACACTATTACATGCAAAGTCTTAGATAGACCAGGCCCTCCAGCTGGCCCCCTGGTAGTGTCTGGACTTTCAGCAGAGAAATGCACTTTGTCATGGGGACACCCTCAGGAGACTGGTGGCGCAGAGATAATGTACTACATTGTTGAGAAGTGTGAAACCAGCCGTGTAGCCTGGACACGTGTATATGATGAGTTAATAGCAACTACCTGCAAGATACCCAAGCTGCTCAGAGGCAATGAATACCTGTTTAGAGTGAGGGGTGTGAACAAATACGGAGAAGGGGAAACTTTGGAAAGCGATCCGATCAAAGCAGCTGATCCCTTCACCATCCCGTGTGCTCCAACGGATGTTGAGGTCACAAGTGCAACAAGTGACGCTATGACAATCTGCTGGAAGAGACCGATATCTGATGGCGGTAGTCGAATCAGTGGGTACATCGTGGAGAAGCGAGAAAAGCAGGGCATTCGTTGGGTACGTGTCAATAAGAAAACTGTTTATGACCTGCGGTTTAAAGCCTCTGGCCTACACGAAGGATGTGAATATGAATTCAGGGTTTTTGCCGAAAATGCTGCAGGAATAAGCGAACCCAGTCTACCATGTCCACTCACCATGGCAGAAGATCCAAAGTTTCTGCCTTCCCCTCCTGCAAAGCCGATAATCATTGATTCTTCCAAGTCTTCAATCACCCTGTCATGGAACAAGCCACTGTTTGATGGTGGCGCACCAATCATTGGCTACAAAGTTGAATTCAGAAAATCCGGAGAAGAAAACTGGGTTGTTGCCATTCAAAACACAGAAAAGACAGAGTTTAAAGTGGCGGGGCTTACCTCAGAAACAGAATACGTTTTTGTTGTTAAGTCTATTAATAAAGTAGGCATCAGTGAGCCAAGTCCTGAAACAGACCCTCAAATTGCTATGGAGATAGAAGAGGGACCCAAGTTTGACATTAGCACTGAGATGAAGAAGACACTCCTTGTTAAAGAGGGCAGCTCCTTCACTTTCACTGTGCCGTTCACTGGCAAACCTGTACCCAGTGTGACATGGGAAAAGGCAGATGTGGATTTAAGAATGAGAGGACTTGTAAACACCACCAGCTCTGTCACATCCATTACGCTGGAAAAAGTGACTCGCGATGACTCTGGTAAATACATAGTCAAACTTCAAAATGCTGTCGGGAACACCTCTTTGACTCTGAGTGTGAGGGTTCTGGATTCCCCTGGCccaccaacacatttagctgttaGAGACGTGACCATGAACTCTGCCACTATTACCTGGGACATTCCTGAGAATGAGGGAGGTGCATCTGTAAACAATTACCTTGTTGACATACTGGACATCAGCAGAAAAGGCTGGACAAGACTCACTGACAGATGCCACAGATTATCCTACAAGGTGTCGGACTTAGAGGAGGGCGGGATCTACTACTTCAGAGTCACTGGCGAAAATGAGTTTGGCATCGGTGTTTCGGCTGAGACGAGGGAAGGAACGAAAATAACAG ATCCAACAGACTGGGAAGCCTATCCTGGAGCGTAA